From one Suicoccus acidiformans genomic stretch:
- a CDS encoding RNA-binding domain-containing protein: MEFIESQQLELKQEVNNKIIEDVIAFANNRGGDIYVGINKAGDIIGLANSEMAMDQISAMIRDNIQPELYSFIDYVPLTLDDKYIIQIKVQEGHRKPYYKKQKGPTESGVYLRDGASNIHASYSQIRALFFSNEEIHFEQDLSPKQDLTFTYLSQAFKVAEIPFDQINLKSLGLLDNQDLYTNLALIVSDQAPYGYKLVAFRGDARSSSVIDQRVVRGSVFQLLEESYRFAQQYNVIRPRYTGLQRIDQPAYPDFSIREGIVNSLVHKDYSNPNGDNFLSIYENQMEIVSYGGLYKGLEISDIQKGYSQLRNPRLAFLFSKLGFMEQFGFGIPRIYNDYKGSSFSPKIEVSPNVFRLFLPNLTVQADTPLTADQEAILKMAQEAGTIRRQQVESLLEVSPATARRLLNELIKIDKLERIGSGRATSYQIKKL, translated from the coding sequence ATGGAGTTTATTGAAAGCCAACAACTTGAACTCAAACAAGAGGTTAATAATAAAATCATAGAAGATGTCATCGCTTTCGCAAATAACCGCGGTGGGGATATTTACGTGGGGATTAATAAGGCGGGAGATATTATTGGACTAGCTAATAGTGAAATGGCTATGGATCAAATCTCCGCTATGATTCGAGACAATATTCAACCTGAACTTTATAGCTTTATAGACTATGTCCCTCTAACCTTAGACGATAAGTATATTATTCAGATTAAAGTACAAGAAGGCCATCGCAAACCTTACTACAAGAAGCAGAAAGGGCCCACTGAATCAGGTGTTTATCTGCGAGATGGCGCTAGTAATATCCATGCTTCCTATAGCCAAATTCGAGCCCTCTTCTTCTCTAATGAAGAGATACACTTCGAACAGGACCTATCTCCCAAGCAAGATTTGACCTTTACCTATCTATCTCAAGCGTTTAAGGTGGCTGAAATCCCCTTTGACCAAATCAATTTGAAAAGCTTAGGTTTACTAGATAATCAAGATCTTTATACTAATTTAGCTCTTATCGTGTCAGACCAAGCCCCTTATGGATATAAATTGGTAGCTTTTAGAGGAGATGCCCGTTCTTCTTCGGTGATTGATCAACGAGTAGTCCGCGGTTCAGTATTCCAGCTCTTGGAGGAAAGCTATCGCTTCGCCCAACAATATAATGTGATTAGACCCCGCTATACAGGACTGCAAAGAATTGACCAGCCCGCTTACCCCGACTTCTCCATTCGAGAAGGAATCGTAAATAGTCTCGTTCATAAGGACTACTCCAATCCAAATGGCGATAACTTCCTCAGTATTTATGAGAACCAGATGGAGATTGTATCTTACGGTGGGCTCTATAAAGGCCTTGAGATTTCAGATATCCAAAAGGGTTACTCCCAACTGCGTAATCCTCGTTTAGCCTTTCTCTTTAGCAAGCTAGGCTTCATGGAACAATTTGGCTTTGGTATTCCGCGAATCTACAATGACTATAAGGGATCAAGTTTTAGCCCCAAGATTGAGGTGTCGCCTAATGTCTTTCGACTCTTCCTCCCTAATTTAACTGTTCAAGCTGATACACCACTCACGGCAGACCAAGAAGCTATTCTAAAGATGGCACAAGAAGCAGGAACTATTCGCCGCCAACAAGTCGAATCACTGCTTGAGGTTTCTCCCGCCACTGCAAGACGCCTCTTAAATGAACTCATTAAAATTGACAAACTTGAAAGAATTGGAAGTGGCCGAGCCACTAGTTACCAAATAAAGAAATTATAA
- a CDS encoding DUF2922 domain-containing protein, whose protein sequence is MNLNPVETEEIFELRFKSADNRTKKITIKNPALNILAQDVQTALDIIASTEIFAKAGIDSYAQPVDGRYIERTVRNVYVAPEV, encoded by the coding sequence ATGAACTTAAACCCAGTAGAAACAGAAGAAATCTTTGAACTCCGCTTCAAATCTGCCGACAACCGTACTAAGAAAATTACTATTAAAAACCCTGCCTTGAACATTCTCGCCCAAGATGTTCAAACAGCCTTAGACATTATCGCCTCAACTGAAATCTTCGCCAAAGCAGGCATTGACAGCTATGCTCAACCTGTGGATGGCCGCTACATTGAACGCACTGTTCGCAACGTTTACGTCGCACCTGAAGTTTAA
- a CDS encoding MetQ/NlpA family ABC transporter substrate-binding protein: MKKRWLLLVSLVLSLFTYQANAINSVVLAQSEDASQTVDVASSPGPYTDLFVTYVQPIIEESGYEVVIHDFTELLLANESVLEGSTDLNVEQHLLYMENFNEERDGNLVSLGSIPTLPASLYGGRKSSLEEVAEGDIVSIPEDASNLTRALLILEKAGWITLDPEVEPGDVELNDIIENPYNLEIITMASLNIPPTLPDVDYAVIPGSIAYDAEITSEQALLNEDLLPELYLQLVVREDQADAEWAQIIRGAYDSEEVQAGVKENAETEDINWVIPE, encoded by the coding sequence ATGAAGAAACGTTGGTTGTTATTAGTGTCTTTGGTCTTGTCTCTATTTACTTATCAAGCAAATGCAATAAATTCAGTAGTCCTAGCGCAAAGTGAGGATGCGTCTCAAACGGTCGATGTGGCTTCCTCACCGGGCCCTTATACTGATTTATTTGTAACTTATGTTCAACCGATCATAGAAGAATCGGGCTATGAAGTTGTAATCCATGACTTTACTGAGTTACTGCTGGCGAATGAGAGCGTGCTTGAAGGTAGCACGGACTTAAATGTGGAACAACACTTGCTCTATATGGAGAACTTTAATGAAGAACGTGATGGTAATCTAGTATCTTTAGGTTCGATTCCAACCTTGCCTGCTAGTCTTTATGGCGGGCGTAAGTCATCCCTTGAAGAGGTAGCTGAAGGGGATATTGTATCCATTCCTGAGGATGCTTCGAATTTAACCCGAGCCTTATTGATCCTTGAGAAGGCGGGTTGGATTACGTTAGACCCTGAAGTTGAGCCAGGCGATGTCGAACTCAATGACATTATTGAGAATCCTTATAACTTGGAAATTATTACGATGGCTTCCTTAAATATTCCTCCAACTTTACCTGATGTGGACTATGCGGTCATTCCTGGCTCCATCGCCTATGATGCCGAAATTACGAGTGAACAAGCTTTGCTAAATGAGGACTTATTGCCAGAATTATACTTACAACTCGTCGTTCGAGAAGATCAAGCTGATGCCGAATGGGCCCAAATTATTCGCGGTGCCTATGACTCTGAAGAAGTTCAAGCTGGTGTTAAGGAGAACGCTGAAACTGAAGATATTAATTGGGTAATTCCTGAATAA